In the Lates calcarifer isolate ASB-BC8 linkage group LG24, TLL_Latcal_v3, whole genome shotgun sequence genome, one interval contains:
- the zfhx2 gene encoding zinc finger homeobox protein 4 isoform X1, producing MDMCCTEVFKEESGEPVSSDRNGGTEWLCPLCQKVQTNRSSLSLHLTEQHSVLPSCVNRLLDIADLKQGAKGGDEDKGAEKSSDAESSQLRPPEDVGSDPIQSSKSSDATQTPADKEMEDERLMEQEGGEAEPEEEGNQLTGAKRQNATENTENSDAGERSAGKNCAPTENNTRSFKCNACLEMFPSRTALSVHYNSSSHIQRMTTGSAKPGGENDPQTPSVPILSRPYISNKPYQCAVCRVSYNHAITLESHMKSVLHQTRSRNAGIAAANNTVGSAGMGGGTPAPNAVVSSSGGGSSPLATTTTCAAPVMVTTTKDGEQIPTSQVAPSLLTSPVASAQAVSAFLTLLTSSPSTLSHSLLPSLFAAGAAPGATTHQLVPQPQMVMPFILNGLQAQTQQHQDNQQGQLLTQCVPFVGLSTAQQALLTQRLNSLQSQWPSVGVPTNTQPCPEEQKQTIKTEREQEKQDGEEAEEDKVSAQTKDSENWMTENIKTEKFHEEDTKDFTQCPNIESKVKAENNEDKGKAQRDITTDGDCSTNQLDLEGDKAASLNLSPAGTEKSLRNNSLSPSASVPSNSTLSPVNLNLTLSPDSTPQKSQSSPCGSLGTPKSSPSTNALTNNQTRPHCNTMGSMYPDLPVLSEFQSEVLWAFFESRSEADAASPPHEDCEALGREVGLSEEEVRRWLSRARHAKQRQRATDSYHKTGFTRPGQSSDNDYDDEESSLIIAEGEDEAEASGSQAIDLSSTRGKRRQRDLGREGQGDSCLTSDSENEVYTSVIVSDEESQNGSLREGPESPAKGEAQREVHMEKGLAGGKVLRSTTVFLSDAEDEYEEEEEEGGERARRKKRKGEFERDEVEVKKERQDPDVDLELEAQGDPPSSQSHLVDHREIPAGALHSLPLSLTHFATPFLSPYVLSLTPSVVGDGNKVPVFPNPPAITRFSSSLLSQSLSSSQTSHYLSNGGDCEAALDLSMGKNSSKSASSSSSSSSLADKIAAQKGQLLDGLGLRPTSKGLVVVQVKPETVSAMPSSNSSMSLVNCNNMTKSNIYMRAAEKMNTTLLEREREKEREKEKEREQEQQQQQRKSKGKRYRDMRRSRTIIQAEQLDILYGCYFKDPNPGKHEFEQISEWVHLPKKVVQIWFQNMRARERKGEVRFISDGTLAAVGKPLIKFTWPLSKPIFSNKPTSNNTSCITTTPIVRTLMKTERESVKELGKPTVVKKITPVPIKPKEVISSAAASPVGSAPSAVPKTKLETTSSVTMVKVTPKVSTPVLLAPPKDPIPIAPRPAQKRKLEEESEEEKTDEERDNENEMGPGPGTTNRMVPKLPTTPINNRPPATTVVPQKQNGLNYWTPKVPIKINTLSREQLALPTHTPPRTIPPPPTPSIAPVSPNTPSSTKVASPTTPVMPKSSPTESSFLPHSSSRRPRTHLSCLQLSILQSCYETCAHPNAMECEAIGTELNLPLKVVQIWFQNTRAKEKRWRLQQEKMSPLSGGKVDMSSGSYLQYNALKANRPILPKPVQLTVTEPSASPVAGQPVPKETLTGRCDACNVSFESRAAARAHVFSPRHLATLRTTNFGQPTTLVNKNGTGTSTPVPGSQASLSTPVTTSCPGGEMVMESPPPMATSNS from the exons ATGGACATGTGTTGCACTGAAGTGTTTAAG GAGGAGTCTGGAGAGCCGGTGAGCAGTGATAGAAATGGGGGGACAGAGTGGCTGTGCCCCCTCTGTCAGAAAGTCCAGACCAACAGATCCTCACTGTCCCTGCATCTCACTGAGCAACACAGCGTACTGCCATCCTGTGTCAACAGACTGCTGGACATT GCCGATTTAAAACAGGGCGCTAAAGGAGGAGACGAGGATAAAGGTGCTGAGAAGTCTTCAG ATGCTGAATCGTCACAGTTGAGGCCTCCTGAAGACGTTGGTTCAGATCCAATCCAATCGAGCAAGAGTTCAGACGCTACCCAGACACCTGCAGacaaagagatggaggatgagCGGTTAATGGAGCAGGAGGGAGGTGAAGctgagccagaggaggagggaaatcAACTCACAGGAGCCAAACGGCAAAAtgcaactgaaaacacagagaactcAGACGCTGGTGAGAGGTCAGCTGGTAAAAACTGTGCTCCAACTGAAAACAACACCCGCTCCTTCAAATGCAATGCCTGCCTGGAAATGTTCCCCAGCAGAACTGCCCTGAGCGTTCACTACAACTCTTCCTCCCACATCCAGAGGATGACCACAGGCTCAGCCAAACCAGGCGGGGAGAACGACCCCCAGACCCCTTCGGTCCCCATCCTGTCTCGGCCATATATCTCCAACAAACCCTACCAGTGTGCTGTGTGCCGAGTCTCCTACAACCACGCCATCACCCTTGAGAGCCATATGAAGTCTGTCCTGCACCAGACCCGCAGCAGAAACGCTGGCATTGCTGCTGCAAACAACACGGTGGGTTCAGCTGGGATGGGAGGGGGGACCCCTGCTCCAAATGCCGTGGTGAGCTCATCTGGAGGTGGATCCAGTCCGTTAGCGACCACCACCACCTGTGCTGCTCCTGTGATGGTGACCACTACAAAAGACGGGGAGCAGATTCCAACTTCACAGGTggccccctccctcctcacctccccCGTGGCCTCAGCTCAGGCGGTCTCGGCCTTCCTCACCCTCCTTACGTCCAGTCCCAGTACCCTCTCacactccctcctcccctccctgttTGCTGCCGGCGCTGCCCCTGGTGCCACCACTCATCAGCTTGTGCCTCAGCCTCAGATGGTCATGCCCTTCATCTTGAACGGGCTGCAAGCCCAAACCCAGCAGCACCAAGATAACCAGCAGGGCCAGCTCCTCACCCAGTGTGTGCCATTTGTAGGTCTCAGCACAGCCCAGCAAGCCCTCCTAACCCAAAGACTGAACAGCTTACAGAGCCAGTGGCCCTCTGTAGGAGTCCCTACAAACACCCAGCCCTGCCCTGAGGAGCAGAAACAGACTataaagactgagagagaacaggagaagCAGGATGgtgaggaggcggaggaggacaAGGTCTCAGCTCAGACCAAGGACAGCGAGAACTGGATGACAGAGAACATTAAAACTGAGAAATTTCATGAAGAGGACACTAAAGACTTCACACAGTGTCCTAATATAGAAAGCAAAGTGAAGGCTGAGAACAATGAAGACAAAGGGAAGGCACAAAGAGATATCACAACAGATGGAGACTGCTCCACTAATCAGTTGGACCTGGAAGGTGATAAAGCAGCGAGCCTGAATCTCTCCCCGGCCGGCACAGAGAAGAGCCTCCGCAATAACAGCCTCTCTCCTTCTGCATCTGTGCCCAGCAACTCCACCCTCAGCCCTGTCAATCTAAATCTAACACTCAGCCCTGACTCTACTCCTCAGAAATCACAGTCAAGCCCCTGTGGCTCTCTGGGCACCCCCAAATCCAGCCCCAGTACAAATGCCTTAACTAACAACCAAACTCGACCCCATTGTAACACAATGGGCTCCATGTATCCAGACCTTCCAGTGCTGTCAGAGTTCCAGTCTGAGGTCCTCTGGGCCTTCTTTGAGTCTCGTAGTGAGGCTGATGCTGCAAGTCCTCCTCATGAGGACTGTGAGGCTCTGGGCAGAGAGGTGGGgttgtcagaggaggaggtaCGACGGTGGCTGAGCCGAGCCCGACACGccaaacagaggcagagagccACAGACTCATACCACAAGACAGGATTTACAAGGCCTGGTCAGAGCTCAGACAATGACTATGATGACGAGGAGAGCTCTCTGATTATAGCAGAGGGGGAGGATGAGGCCGAGGCCTCAGGGAGTCAGGCCATAGATCTGTCCAGCACGAGAGGGAAACGCAGGCAGAGAGATCTGGGAAGGGAGGGTCAAGGAGATTCCTGTCTTACCTCTGACTCAGAGAATGAGGTGTACACCTCTGTGATTGTGTCTGATGAGGAGAGTCAGAACGGGTCTCTGAGGGAGGGTCCAGAGAGTCCCGCAAAAGGGGAGGCTCAGAGGGAGGTCCACATGGAGAAGGGCTTGGCCGGAGGAAAGGTCCTACGCTCCaccactgtgtttctgtctgatgCTGAGGATGAgtatgaggaagaggaggaggaggggggtgagaGGGCAAGGAGGAAAAAACGAAAGGGGGAGTTTGAGCGTGatgaggtggaggtgaagaaagagagacaggaccCAGATGTGGATCTAGAGTTGGAGGCTCAGGGAGATCCTCCCAGTTCACAGTCCCACTTAGTGGACCATCGTGAGATCCCAGCCGGGGCTCTGCACTCGCTGCCTTTATCCCTCACCCACTTCGCTACTCCGTTCCTCAGCCCCTACGTCCTCTCTCTGACTCCGTCAGTGGTCGGAGACGGGAACAAAGTACCAGTCTTTCCTAATCCACCAGCTATCACGCGCTTCTCCAGCTCTTtgctctctcagtctctgtcctcctcccagACCTCTCACTACTTGTCCAATGGTGGAGACTGTGAGGCCGCTTTGGACCTCAGCATGGGCAAGAACAGCTCTAAATCtgcctcctcgtcctcctcctcatcgtctCTGGCTGATAAAATTGCAGCTCAAAAGGGGCAGCTGCTAGATGGGCTGGGCCTGAGGCCCACATCCAAAGGTCTGGTAGTGGTCCAGGTGAAGCCTGAGACTGTCTCAGCCATGCCCTCCTCCAACAGCAGCATGAGTCTGGTCAACTGCAATAACATGACCAAGTCCAATATCTACATGAGGGCAGCAGAGAAGATGAATACTACCTTACTGGAAAGGGAacgagagaaggagagggagaaggagaaggagagagaacaggagcagcagcaacagcagaggaagTCCAAAGGAAAACGGTACCGGGACATGAGGCGCTCAAGGACCATCATCCAAGCTGAGCAGCTCGACATCTTGTATGGCTGCTACTTCAAAGACCCGAACCCTGGGAAACACGAGTTTGAGCAGATTTCAGAGTGGGTCCACCTTCCAAAGAAGGTCGTCCAGATCTGGTTCCAGAACATGAGGGCGAGGGAACGAAAGGGCGAGGTCAGATTTATCAGCGACGGCACCCTGGCAGCAGTCGGCAAACCTCTCATCAAATTCACCTGGCCTCTGTCCAAACCCATCTTCTCCAACAAGCCCACTTCCAACAACACCAGCTGCATCACAACCACTCCAATAGTGCGCACCCTGATGAAAACAGAGCGGGAGTCTGTGAAGGAACTGGGAAAACCAACTGTGGTGAAGAAAATAACCCCAGTCCCCATCAAGCCTAAGGAGGTCATTTCCTCTGCGGCGGCCTCTCCTGTGGGCAGCGCCCCCTCTGCAGTGCCAAAGACCAAGCTTGAAACCACCAGCAGCGTCACTATGGTCAAAGTCACACCCAAAGTCTCCACCCCTGTTCTTCTAGCTCCGCCCAAGGACCCGATTCCCATCGCCCCCCGACCGGCCCAGAAACGAAAATtagaggaggagagcgaggaaGAGAAGACcgatgaggagagagacaatgaaaaCGAGATGGGTCCTGGACCCGGAACCACGAACCGCATGGTGCCCAAACTGCCCACTACTCCCATCAACAACAGGCCTCCTGCTACGACTGTGGTGCCACAAAAACAGAACGGGCTCAACTACTGGACCCCCAAAGTCCCCATAAAGATCAACACTCTATCCAGAGAACAGCTGGCTCTGCCCACGCACACACCCCCCCGcaccatccccccaccccccacccccagcatCGCCCCTGTCAGCCCCAACACCCCCAGCTCCACCAAAGTGGCCAGCCCCACCACCCCGGTCATGCCTAAATCCAGCCCCACGGAGAGCAGCTTCCTGCCCCACTCGTCCAGCCGCAGGCCACGCACACACCTGTCATGCCTGCAGCTGTCCATCCTGCAGTCCTGCTACGAGACCTGCGCCCACCCCAACGCCATGGAGTGTGAGGCCATCGGCACTGAGCTCAACCTGCCGCTCAAGGTGGTCCAGATCTGGTTCCAGAACACCAGGGCCAAGGAAAAGCGCTGGAGGCTCCAGCAGGAGAAAATG TCTCCCCTGTCAGGTGGGAAGGTGGATATGAGCTCAGGAAGCTACCTGCAGTACAACGCTCTCAAAGCCAATCGTCCCATCCTGCCCAAACCCGTGCAGCTGACGGTCACTGAACCTTCAGCATCCCCAGTGGCGGGCCAGCCAGTGCCGAAGGAGACCCTGACGGGCCGCTGTGACGCCTGTAATGTCTCCTTTGAATCCCGAGCGGCGGCGAGGGCCCACGTCTTCTCCCCGCGTCACCTGGCGACCCTGAGAACCACTAACTTCGGCCAGCCAACGACGCTCGTCAACAAGAATGGCACTGGTACCAGCACACCCGTGCCGGGCTCACAGGCCTCTCTGTCCACCCCGGTGACCACTTCCTGTCCTGGAGGGGAGATGGTGATGGAGTCGCCTCCACCGATGGCCACCAGCAACAGTTAA